One genomic region from Paraburkholderia azotifigens encodes:
- the tuf gene encoding elongation factor Tu has translation MAKGKFERTKPHVNVGTIGHVDHGKTTLTAAITTVLTAKFGGEAKAYDQIDAAPEEKARGITINTAHVEYETANRHYAHVDCPGHADYVKNMITGAAQMDGAILVCSAADGPMPQTREHILLARQVGVPYIIVFLNKCDMVDDAELLELVEMEVRELLSKYDFPGDDTPIIKGSAKLALEGDKGELGEVAIMNLADALDTYIPTPERAVDGAFLMPVEDVFSISGRGTVVTGRVERGIVKVGEEIEIVGIKPTVKTTCTGVEMFRKLLDQGQAGDNVGILLRGTKREDVERGQVLAKPGSITPHTHFTAEVYVLSKDEGGRHTPFFNNYRPQFYFRTTDVTGSIELPKDKEMVMPGDNVSITVKLIAPIAMEEGLRFAIREGGRTVGAGVVAKIIE, from the coding sequence ATGGCTAAAGGTAAATTCGAACGGACCAAGCCGCACGTGAACGTCGGCACGATCGGTCACGTTGACCACGGCAAGACCACGCTGACGGCAGCGATCACGACGGTGCTGACCGCGAAGTTCGGCGGCGAGGCAAAGGCCTACGACCAGATCGACGCGGCGCCGGAAGAAAAGGCACGTGGCATCACGATCAACACGGCACACGTCGAGTACGAAACGGCCAACCGCCACTACGCACACGTCGACTGCCCGGGCCACGCTGACTATGTGAAGAACATGATCACGGGCGCGGCGCAGATGGACGGCGCAATCCTGGTGTGCTCGGCCGCAGACGGCCCGATGCCGCAAACGCGTGAGCACATCCTGCTGGCGCGTCAGGTTGGCGTTCCGTACATCATCGTGTTCCTGAACAAGTGCGACATGGTCGACGACGCTGAGCTGCTCGAGCTGGTCGAAATGGAAGTGCGCGAACTGCTGTCGAAGTACGACTTCCCGGGCGACGACACGCCGATCATCAAGGGTTCGGCGAAGCTGGCACTCGAAGGCGACAAGGGCGAGCTGGGCGAAGTGGCGATCATGAACCTGGCCGACGCGCTGGACACGTACATCCCGACGCCGGAGCGCGCAGTTGACGGTGCGTTCCTGATGCCGGTGGAAGACGTGTTCTCGATCTCGGGTCGTGGCACGGTGGTGACGGGTCGCGTCGAGCGCGGCATCGTCAAGGTCGGCGAAGAAATCGAAATCGTCGGTATCAAGCCGACGGTGAAGACGACGTGCACGGGCGTGGAAATGTTCCGCAAGCTGCTCGACCAGGGTCAGGCAGGCGACAACGTCGGTATCCTGCTGCGCGGCACGAAGCGTGAAGACGTGGAGCGTGGTCAGGTGCTGGCGAAGCCGGGTTCGATCACGCCGCACACGCACTTCACGGCTGAAGTGTACGTGCTGAGCAAGGACGAAGGCGGCCGCCACACGCCGTTCTTCAACAACTACCGTCCGCAGTTCTACTTCCGTACGACGGACGTGACGGGCTCGATCGAGCTGCCGAAGGACAAGGAAATGGTGATGCCGGGCGACAACGTGTCGATCACGGTGAAGCTGATCGCTCCGATCGCCATGGAAGAAGGTCTGCGCTTCGCTATCCGCGAAGGTGGCCGTACCGTCGGCGCCGGTGTTGTTGCCAAGATCATCGAGTAA
- the recQ gene encoding DNA helicase RecQ, with product MSRPLQILNEVFGYPAFRGQQGEIVEHVSGGGDCLVLMPTGGGKSLCYQIPSLVRREAGLGAGIVVSPLIALMQDQVAALTEVGVRAAYLNSTLSGADAAATERALREGEIDLLYVAPERLMTPRFLDLLERTRIGLFAIDEAHCVSQWGHDFRPEYIQLSVLHERFPSVPRIALTATADAITRDEIVHRLALDDARVFVSSFDRPNIRYRIVEKDNARSQLLDFIRAEHSRQDGTTDAGVVYCLSRRKVEETAEWLKAQGVRALPYHAGMEFEVRQKHQEIFQREEGIVMCATIAFGMGIDKPDVRFVAHLDLPKSVEGYYQETGRAGRDGLPANAWMTYGLGDVVQQRKMIDESEADDAHKRVQTGKLDALLGLCETASCRRVRLLAYFGEEGKPCGNCDTCLEPPASWDATRESQMALSCAFRAQRASGFNFGAGHLIDILRGNRNEKILQRGHEKLSTFGIGAALSEHEWRAVFRQLVAFGFLTVDHEGFGSLVLTESSKPVLKGEQTVTMRRYVKPVRTRQSSGRTSERADPTAGMNARERARWDRLRSWRTETAKSDGVPAYVIFHDATLAEIARNCPESLDDLRHIPGMGARKLDRFGDELLEVVAAD from the coding sequence ATGTCCCGTCCCCTCCAGATCCTCAACGAAGTATTCGGTTATCCCGCGTTTAGAGGGCAGCAGGGCGAAATCGTCGAACATGTCTCGGGCGGCGGCGACTGTCTGGTGCTGATGCCGACGGGCGGCGGCAAGTCGCTCTGCTATCAGATTCCATCGCTCGTGCGGCGCGAGGCGGGCTTGGGCGCTGGCATCGTCGTATCGCCATTGATTGCATTGATGCAGGATCAGGTGGCGGCGCTGACGGAAGTCGGCGTCCGCGCGGCGTATCTGAACTCGACCCTGTCGGGCGCCGATGCCGCTGCGACGGAACGCGCGCTGCGAGAGGGCGAAATCGATCTGCTGTACGTGGCGCCGGAGCGTCTGATGACGCCGCGTTTTCTCGATCTGCTCGAACGCACGCGCATTGGTCTCTTCGCAATCGACGAAGCGCATTGCGTGTCGCAATGGGGGCACGATTTCCGGCCCGAGTACATTCAGCTTTCCGTCCTGCACGAGCGGTTTCCATCCGTGCCGCGCATCGCGCTCACCGCGACGGCCGATGCCATCACACGCGATGAAATCGTTCACCGGCTCGCACTCGACGACGCGCGCGTGTTCGTGTCGAGCTTCGATCGGCCGAACATCCGCTATCGGATCGTCGAAAAGGACAACGCGCGCTCGCAGTTGCTCGATTTCATCCGCGCCGAACACTCGCGTCAGGATGGCACGACCGACGCCGGTGTCGTCTATTGCCTGTCGCGCCGGAAAGTCGAAGAGACGGCCGAGTGGCTGAAGGCGCAGGGCGTGCGCGCGCTGCCGTATCACGCGGGGATGGAATTCGAGGTGCGCCAGAAGCACCAGGAAATTTTCCAGCGCGAGGAAGGCATCGTGATGTGCGCGACGATTGCGTTCGGCATGGGTATCGACAAGCCGGACGTGCGCTTCGTCGCGCATCTGGATTTGCCGAAGAGCGTCGAAGGCTATTACCAGGAGACAGGGCGCGCCGGGCGCGACGGTCTGCCGGCGAACGCGTGGATGACGTACGGGCTCGGTGATGTCGTGCAGCAGCGCAAGATGATCGACGAATCCGAAGCCGACGATGCGCACAAGCGGGTGCAGACAGGCAAGCTCGACGCATTGCTCGGCCTGTGCGAAACGGCTTCGTGCCGCCGCGTTCGCTTGCTAGCCTACTTCGGCGAAGAGGGTAAGCCGTGCGGCAATTGCGATACGTGTCTGGAGCCGCCGGCCTCATGGGACGCGACGCGCGAATCCCAAATGGCGCTCTCGTGCGCGTTTCGCGCGCAACGCGCGAGCGGATTCAACTTCGGCGCAGGACATCTGATCGATATTCTTCGCGGCAACCGCAACGAGAAGATTCTGCAGCGTGGCCACGAAAAGCTGAGTACGTTCGGAATCGGCGCGGCGCTGTCCGAGCACGAATGGCGCGCGGTCTTTCGCCAGTTGGTCGCATTCGGATTTCTCACCGTCGACCACGAGGGCTTTGGCTCGCTTGTGCTCACAGAATCCAGCAAGCCCGTCCTGAAGGGTGAGCAGACTGTGACCATGCGCCGTTATGTGAAGCCCGTTCGGACGCGCCAGTCGTCGGGCCGCACAAGCGAGCGAGCCGACCCGACGGCGGGCATGAATGCACGCGAGCGGGCGCGCTGGGACCGGTTGCGCAGCTGGCGGACCGAGACCGCGAAGAGCGATGGCGTGCCGGCCTACGTCATTTTCCACGACGCGACACTCGCGGAAATCGCACGGAATTGTCCGGAATCGCTGGACGATCTGCGGCACATTCCAGGCATGGGCGCACGCAAGCTCGACCGGTTCGGCGACGAACTGCTCGAAGTCGTGGCCGCAGATTGA
- the rpsJ gene encoding 30S ribosomal protein S10: MQNQKIRIRLKAFDYRLIDQSAAEIVDTAKRTGAIVRGPVPLPTRIQRFDILRSPHVNKTSRDQLEIRTHQRLMDIVDPTDKTVDALMKLDLPAGVDVEIKLQ; the protein is encoded by the coding sequence ATGCAGAACCAGAAAATCCGCATTCGCCTGAAGGCTTTCGACTATCGTCTGATCGATCAATCGGCAGCTGAAATCGTCGACACGGCAAAGCGGACTGGCGCAATCGTCCGCGGCCCGGTGCCTCTGCCGACCCGCATCCAGCGTTTCGACATCCTGCGTTCGCCGCACGTCAACAAGACGTCGCGCGATCAGCTCGAAATCCGCACGCACCAACGCCTGATGGACATCGTCGATCCGACGGACAAGACCGTCGACGCACTGATGAAGCTGGACCTGCCGGCTGGCGTGGACGTCGAAATCAAGCTGCAGTAA
- the rpsL gene encoding 30S ribosomal protein S12 produces the protein MPTINQLVRKGRTSETTKSKSPALQDCPQRRGVCTRVYTTTPKKPNSALRKVAKVRLTNGFEVISYIGGEGHNLQEHSVVLIRGGRVKDLPGVRYHMVRGSLDTQGVKDRKQARSKYGAKRAKAGK, from the coding sequence ATGCCAACCATCAATCAACTGGTTCGCAAAGGCCGCACGTCGGAAACGACGAAGAGCAAGTCGCCGGCCCTGCAGGACTGCCCCCAGCGTCGCGGCGTGTGCACCCGTGTGTACACCACGACGCCGAAGAAGCCGAACTCGGCGCTCCGTAAGGTCGCCAAGGTTCGTCTGACGAACGGCTTCGAAGTCATTTCGTACATCGGTGGTGAAGGCCACAACCTGCAAGAGCACTCGGTCGTGCTGATCCGCGGCGGCCGTGTGAAGGACTTGCCGGGTGTGCGTTACCACATGGTTCGTGGCTCGCTGGATACCCAGGGCGTCAAGGATCGTAAGCAGGCTCGCTCGAAGTACGGTGCGAAGCGTGCCAAGGCTGGCAAGTAA
- the rpoC gene encoding DNA-directed RNA polymerase subunit beta': MKALLDLFKQVQQEEVFDAIKIGLASPDKIRSWSFGEVKKPETINYRTFKPERDGLFCAKIFGPIKDYECLCGKYKRLKHRGVICEKCGVEVTLAKVRRERMGHIELASPVAHIWFLKSLPSRLGMVLDMTLRDIERVLYFEAYVVIDPGMTPLKARQIMTEEDYYNKVEEYGDEFRAEMGAEGVRELLRAINIDEQVETLRSELKNTGSEAKIKKYAKRLKVLEAFQRSGIKPEWMILEVLPVLPPELRPLVPLDGGRFATSDLNDLYRRVINRNNRLKRLLELKAPEIIVRNEKRMLQEAVDSLLDNGRRGKAMTGANKRPLKSLADMIKGKGGRFRQNLLGKRVDYSGRSVIVVGPTLKLHQCGLPKLMALELFKPFIFNKLEVMGVATTIKAAKKEVENQTPVVWDILEEVIREHPVMLNRAPTLHRLGIQAFEPVLIEGKAIQLHPLVCAAFNADFDGDQMAVHVPLSLEAQMEARTLMLASNNVLFPANGDPSIVPSQDIVLGLYYATREAINGKGEGMTFTGVSEVLRAYENKEVELASRVNVRITEMVHNEDKSEGAPAFVPKISLYATTVGRSILSEILPPGLPFSVLNKPLKKKEISRLINTAFRKCGLRETVIFADQLMQSGFRLATRAGISICVDDMLVPPQKETIVGDAAKKVKEYDRQYMSGLVTAQERYNNVVDIWSATSEAVGKAMMEQLATEPVVDRDGNETRQESFNSIYMMADSGARGSAVQIRQLAGMRGLMAKPDGSIIETPITANFREGLNVLQYFISTHGARKGLADTALKTANSGYLTRRLVDVTQDLVVVEDDCGTSNGVAMKALVEGGEVVEALRDRILGRVAVADVVNPETQETLYEAGSLLDEDSVEEIERLGIDEVRVRTPLTCETRYGLCASCYGRDLGRGSLVNVGEAVGVIAAQSIGEPGTQLTMRTFHIGGAASRAAVASSVEAKSNGTVRFTATMRYVTNAKGEQIVISRSGEALITDDHGRERERHKVPYGATLLQLDGAQIKAGTQLATWDPLTRPIITEWGGTVKFENVEEGVTVAKQIDDVTGLSTLVVIDVKRRGSQASKSVRPQVKLLDANGEEVKIPNSEHSVQIGFQVGALITVKDGQQVQVGEVLARIPTEAQKTRDITGGLPRVAELFEARSPKDAGILAEVTGTTSFGKDTKGKQRLVITDLEGNQHEFLIAKEKQVLVHDGQVVNKGEMIVDGPADPHDILRLQGIEALSRYIVDEVQDVYRLQGVKINDKHIEVIVRQMLRRVQITDNGDTRFIPGEQVERSDMLDENDRMNAEDKRPATYENILLGITKASLSTDSFISAASFQETTRVLTEAAIMGKRDDLRGLKENVIVGRLIPAGTGLAFHKARKTKEMADRERFDQIAAEEAFEFGTPESPAAEQTPHTNE; encoded by the coding sequence ATGAAAGCTCTGCTCGATCTATTCAAGCAAGTCCAACAGGAAGAAGTTTTTGACGCGATCAAGATCGGTCTGGCCTCGCCGGACAAGATCCGTTCGTGGTCGTTCGGTGAAGTCAAGAAGCCGGAGACCATCAACTACCGCACGTTCAAGCCGGAGCGGGATGGTCTGTTCTGCGCGAAGATTTTCGGTCCGATCAAGGACTACGAATGCCTTTGCGGCAAGTACAAGCGCCTGAAGCACCGTGGCGTGATCTGCGAGAAGTGCGGCGTCGAAGTGACGCTCGCCAAGGTGCGTCGCGAACGCATGGGCCACATCGAACTGGCCTCGCCTGTCGCGCACATCTGGTTCCTGAAGTCGCTGCCGTCGCGTCTGGGCATGGTGCTCGACATGACGCTGCGCGACATCGAGCGCGTGCTGTACTTCGAAGCATATGTGGTGATCGATCCGGGCATGACGCCGCTGAAAGCGCGGCAGATCATGACGGAAGAGGATTACTACAACAAGGTCGAAGAGTACGGTGACGAATTCCGCGCTGAAATGGGCGCGGAAGGCGTGCGCGAACTGCTGCGCGCGATCAACATCGACGAACAGGTCGAAACGCTGCGTTCGGAGCTGAAGAACACGGGTTCGGAAGCGAAGATCAAGAAGTACGCGAAGCGCCTGAAGGTGCTCGAGGCCTTCCAGCGTTCGGGCATCAAGCCCGAGTGGATGATTCTCGAAGTGCTGCCCGTGCTGCCGCCGGAACTGCGTCCGCTGGTTCCGCTGGACGGCGGCCGCTTCGCGACGTCCGACCTGAACGACCTGTATCGCCGCGTGATCAACCGTAACAACCGGTTGAAGCGTCTGCTCGAACTGAAGGCGCCTGAAATCATCGTCCGCAACGAAAAGCGGATGCTGCAGGAAGCCGTCGATTCGCTGCTCGACAACGGCCGTCGCGGCAAGGCGATGACGGGCGCGAACAAGCGTCCGCTGAAGTCGCTCGCCGACATGATCAAGGGTAAGGGCGGTCGCTTCCGTCAGAACCTGCTGGGCAAGCGCGTCGATTACTCGGGCCGTTCGGTCATCGTGGTCGGCCCGACGCTGAAGCTGCACCAGTGCGGTCTGCCGAAGCTGATGGCGCTCGAACTGTTCAAGCCGTTCATCTTCAACAAGCTGGAAGTGATGGGTGTCGCTACCACCATCAAGGCTGCGAAGAAGGAAGTCGAGAACCAGACGCCGGTGGTGTGGGACATCCTCGAAGAGGTGATCCGCGAGCATCCCGTCATGCTGAACCGTGCGCCGACGCTGCACCGTCTTGGCATTCAGGCTTTCGAGCCGGTGCTGATCGAAGGTAAGGCTATCCAGCTGCACCCGCTCGTCTGCGCGGCGTTCAACGCCGACTTCGACGGCGACCAGATGGCTGTTCACGTTCCGCTGTCGCTGGAAGCGCAGATGGAAGCGCGCACGCTGATGCTGGCGTCGAACAACGTGCTGTTCCCGGCTAACGGCGATCCGTCGATCGTGCCGTCGCAGGATATCGTGCTCGGCCTGTACTATGCGACGCGCGAAGCGATCAACGGCAAGGGCGAGGGCATGACGTTCACGGGCGTGTCGGAAGTGCTGCGCGCCTACGAGAACAAGGAAGTCGAACTGGCCTCGCGCGTCAACGTGCGGATCACGGAAATGGTCCACAACGAAGACAAGTCGGAAGGCGCGCCGGCGTTCGTGCCGAAGATCTCGCTGTACGCGACGACGGTTGGCCGTTCGATCCTGTCGGAGATTCTGCCGCCGGGTCTGCCGTTCTCGGTGCTGAACAAGCCGCTGAAGAAGAAGGAAATTTCGCGTCTGATCAACACGGCATTCCGCAAGTGCGGTCTGCGCGAAACGGTGATCTTCGCCGACCAGCTGATGCAGTCGGGCTTCCGCCTGGCAACGCGCGCCGGTATCTCCATCTGCGTCGACGACATGCTCGTGCCGCCGCAGAAGGAAACGATCGTCGGCGACGCCGCGAAGAAGGTGAAGGAATACGACCGCCAGTACATGTCGGGTCTCGTCACCGCGCAGGAACGCTACAACAACGTGGTCGACATCTGGTCGGCAACGTCGGAAGCGGTCGGCAAGGCGATGATGGAGCAGCTCGCCACGGAACCCGTGGTCGATCGCGACGGCAACGAAACGCGTCAGGAATCGTTCAACTCGATCTACATGATGGCCGACTCGGGCGCGCGGGGTTCCGCGGTCCAGATCCGTCAGTTGGCGGGGATGCGCGGACTGATGGCGAAGCCGGACGGCTCGATTATCGAAACGCCGATTACCGCGAACTTCCGCGAAGGTCTGAACGTGTTGCAGTACTTCATCTCGACCCACGGTGCACGTAAGGGTCTGGCTGATACGGCACTGAAGACGGCGAACTCGGGTTATCTGACGCGTCGTCTGGTCGACGTCACGCAGGATCTCGTGGTGGTCGAGGACGATTGCGGCACGTCGAACGGTGTGGCGATGAAGGCCCTCGTGGAAGGTGGTGAAGTCGTCGAAGCGCTGCGCGACCGTATTCTCGGCCGTGTCGCGGTGGCTGACGTCGTCAATCCGGAAACGCAGGAAACGCTGTACGAAGCGGGCTCGCTGCTTGACGAAGATTCGGTCGAAGAGATCGAGCGTCTGGGCATCGACGAAGTGCGCGTGCGCACGCCGCTCACCTGCGAAACGCGTTACGGTCTGTGCGCGTCGTGCTATGGCCGCGATCTGGGCCGTGGCTCGCTGGTGAACGTCGGTGAAGCAGTGGGCGTGATCGCTGCTCAGTCGATCGGTGAGCCGGGCACGCAGCTGACCATGCGTACGTTCCACATCGGTGGCGCGGCATCGCGTGCAGCAGTGGCGTCGTCGGTCGAAGCGAAGTCGAACGGTACGGTGCGCTTCACGGCGACGATGCGTTACGTGACCAATGCGAAGGGCGAGCAGATCGTCATCTCGCGTTCGGGCGAAGCGCTGATCACGGACGATCACGGCCGCGAGCGCGAGCGTCACAAGGTGCCGTACGGCGCGACGCTGCTGCAACTCGACGGTGCGCAGATCAAGGCAGGTACGCAGCTGGCCACGTGGGATCCGCTGACGCGTCCGATCATCACCGAGTGGGGCGGTACGGTGAAGTTCGAAAACGTCGAGGAAGGCGTGACGGTCGCGAAGCAGATCGACGACGTGACGGGCCTGTCGACGCTCGTCGTGATCGACGTGAAGCGCCGCGGTTCGCAGGCTTCGAAGAGCGTGCGTCCGCAGGTCAAGCTGCTCGACGCGAACGGCGAAGAAGTCAAGATCCCGAACTCGGAGCACTCGGTTCAGATCGGCTTCCAGGTCGGCGCTCTGATCACCGTGAAGGACGGTCAGCAGGTTCAGGTGGGTGAAGTGCTCGCACGTATCCCGACTGAAGCGCAGAAGACGCGTGACATTACGGGTGGTCTGCCGCGTGTGGCGGAACTGTTCGAAGCACGTTCGCCGAAGGACGCAGGTATCCTGGCGGAAGTCACGGGTACGACGTCGTTCGGTAAGGACACGAAGGGCAAGCAGCGTCTCGTTATCACGGACCTCGAGGGCAATCAGCACGAGTTCCTCATCGCGAAGGAAAAGCAGGTTCTGGTGCACGATGGTCAGGTCGTCAACAAGGGCGAAATGATCGTCGACGGACCGGCGGATCCGCACGACATCCTGCGTCTGCAGGGTATCGAAGCGCTGTCGCGTTACATCGTGGACGAAGTGCAGGACGTGTACCGTCTGCAGGGCGTGAAGATCAACGACAAGCACATCGAAGTGATCGTGCGTCAGATGCTGCGTCGTGTGCAGATCACGGACAACGGCGATACGCGCTTCATCCCGGGCGAACAGGTCGAGCGGTCGGACATGCTCGACGAGAACGACCGTATGAACGCGGAAGACAAGCGTCCGGCAACGTACGAGAACATCCTGCTGGGTATTACGAAGGCGTCGCTGTCGACGGATTCGTTTATCTCGGCGGCATCGTTCCAGGAAACGACGCGGGTGCTGACGGAAGCCGCGATCATGGGCAAGCGCGACGATCTGCGTGGCCTGAAGGAAAACGTGATCGTCGGCCGTCTGATTCCGGCCGGTACGGGTCTCGCGTTCCACAAGGCGCGCAAGACCAAGGAAATGGCGGATCGCGAGCGTTTCGACCAGATCGCTGCAGAAGAGGCCTTCGAGTTCGGTACGCCGGAAAGCCCGGCCGCCGAGCAAACGCCGCATACCAACGAGTAA
- the fusA gene encoding elongation factor G: MARKTPIERYRNIGISAHIDAGKTTTTERILFYTGVNHKIGEVHDGAATMDWMEQEQERGITITSAATTAFWKGMAGDRAEHRINIIDTPGHVDFTIEVERSMRVLDGACMVYCAVGGVQPQSETVWRQANKYKVPRLAFINKMDRTGANFFKVYDQLKLRLKANPVPVVVPIGAEENFTGVVDLMKMKAIIWDEASQGTKFSYEDIPAELVDTCNEWREKMIEAAAESSEDLMNKYLESGELTEAEIIKGLRDRTIACEIQPMLCGTAFKNKGVQRMLDAVLDFLPSPVDIPPVTGELENGEKAERRASDDEKFSALAFKIMTDPFVGQLIFFRVYSGVVNSGDTVLNATKDKKERLGRILQMHANQREEIKEVRAGDIAAAVGLKEATTGDTLCDPQNPIVLERMVFPEPVISQAVEPKTKADQEKMGMALNRLAQEDPSFRVQTDEESGQTIISGMGELHLEILVDRMKREFNVEATVGKPQVAYRETIRSTAADVDGKFVKQSGGRGQYGHAVITLEPNEQGKGYEFLDEIKGGVIPREYIPAVDKGIQETLKAGVLAGFPVVDVKVHLTFGSYHDVDSNENAFRMAGSMAFKEAMRKASPVILEPMMAVEVETPEDYMGNVMGDLSGRRGIVQGMEDMVGGGKIVRAEVPLSEMFGYSTSLRSLTQGRATYTMEFKHYAEAPRNVSEAIINAKSK, encoded by the coding sequence GTGGCTCGCAAGACTCCTATCGAGCGCTACCGCAACATCGGTATTAGCGCTCACATCGACGCCGGCAAGACGACGACGACCGAGCGCATCCTGTTCTATACCGGCGTGAACCACAAGATCGGTGAAGTGCACGACGGCGCTGCAACCATGGACTGGATGGAGCAGGAACAGGAACGTGGTATCACGATCACGTCCGCTGCTACCACGGCGTTCTGGAAGGGCATGGCAGGCGACCGCGCCGAGCACCGCATCAACATCATCGACACCCCGGGTCACGTCGACTTCACGATTGAAGTCGAGCGCTCGATGCGCGTGCTCGACGGTGCGTGCATGGTCTACTGCGCAGTGGGCGGCGTGCAGCCGCAGTCGGAAACGGTGTGGCGCCAGGCTAACAAGTACAAGGTGCCCCGTCTCGCGTTCATCAACAAGATGGACCGTACCGGCGCGAACTTCTTCAAGGTCTACGACCAGCTCAAGCTGCGTCTGAAGGCGAACCCGGTTCCCGTCGTCGTGCCGATCGGCGCGGAAGAGAACTTCACGGGCGTCGTCGATCTGATGAAGATGAAGGCGATCATTTGGGACGAAGCGTCCCAGGGCACCAAGTTCTCGTACGAAGACATCCCGGCAGAACTCGTCGACACGTGCAACGAATGGCGTGAAAAGATGATCGAAGCTGCGGCTGAGTCGAGCGAAGACCTGATGAACAAGTACCTCGAGTCGGGCGAACTGACCGAAGCGGAAATCATCAAGGGTCTGCGCGACCGTACGATCGCTTGCGAAATCCAGCCGATGCTGTGCGGTACCGCGTTCAAGAACAAGGGCGTGCAGCGCATGCTCGACGCCGTGCTCGACTTCCTGCCCTCGCCGGTCGACATTCCCCCGGTCACGGGCGAACTCGAAAACGGTGAAAAGGCTGAGCGCCGCGCATCGGACGACGAAAAGTTCTCGGCACTCGCGTTCAAGATCATGACGGACCCGTTCGTCGGTCAGCTGATCTTCTTCCGCGTGTACTCGGGCGTCGTCAATTCGGGCGATACGGTGCTGAACGCGACGAAGGACAAGAAGGAACGTCTGGGTCGTATTCTGCAGATGCACGCTAACCAGCGTGAAGAAATCAAGGAAGTGCGCGCTGGCGACATCGCGGCTGCCGTTGGCCTGAAGGAAGCGACGACGGGCGACACGCTGTGCGACCCGCAGAACCCGATCGTTCTGGAACGCATGGTGTTCCCGGAGCCAGTGATTTCGCAGGCCGTCGAGCCGAAGACGAAGGCCGACCAGGAAAAGATGGGCATGGCGTTGAACCGTCTGGCTCAGGAAGATCCGTCGTTCCGCGTTCAAACGGACGAAGAATCGGGCCAAACCATCATTTCGGGCATGGGCGAACTCCACCTCGAAATTCTGGTCGACCGGATGAAGCGCGAGTTCAACGTCGAGGCAACGGTTGGCAAGCCGCAGGTTGCGTATCGCGAAACGATCCGTAGCACGGCAGCCGACGTCGACGGCAAGTTCGTCAAGCAGTCGGGCGGCCGCGGCCAGTACGGTCACGCTGTCATTACGCTCGAGCCGAACGAGCAGGGCAAGGGCTACGAGTTCCTCGACGAGATCAAGGGTGGTGTGATTCCGCGTGAATACATCCCGGCGGTCGACAAGGGTATCCAGGAAACGCTGAAGGCCGGCGTGCTGGCAGGCTTCCCGGTCGTCGACGTCAAGGTTCACCTGACGTTCGGTTCGTACCACGACGTTGACTCGAACGAAAATGCGTTCCGCATGGCCGGTTCGATGGCGTTCAAGGAAGCAATGCGCAAGGCGAGCCCGGTGATCCTCGAGCCGATGATGGCTGTGGAAGTCGAAACGCCTGAAGACTACATGGGCAACGTGATGGGCGACCTGTCGGGCCGTCGCGGTATCGTCCAGGGCATGGAAGACATGGTGGGCGGCGGCAAGATCGTCCGCGCTGAAGTGCCGCTGTCGGAGATGTTTGGCTACTCGACGTCGCTGCGCTCGCTGACGCAAGGCCGCGCAACGTACACGATGGAATTCAAGCACTACGCAGAAGCGCCGCGTAACGTGTCGGAAGCGATCATCAACGCGAAGTCGAAGTAA
- the rpsG gene encoding 30S ribosomal protein S7 — translation MPRRREVPKREVLPDPKFGNVDVAKFMNVLMLSGKKSVAERIVYGAFEQIQTKGGKDPLEVFTVALNNVKPVVEVKSRRVGGANYQVPVEVRPSRRMALAMRWLREAAKKRSEKSMALRLAGELSEAAEGRGGAMKKRDEVHRMAEANKAFSHFRF, via the coding sequence ATGCCGCGTCGTCGCGAAGTTCCCAAGCGGGAAGTGTTGCCGGATCCGAAGTTCGGTAACGTTGATGTAGCAAAATTCATGAACGTGCTGATGCTCTCCGGCAAGAAGTCGGTCGCCGAGCGCATCGTGTACGGCGCTTTTGAGCAGATCCAGACCAAGGGTGGCAAGGACCCGCTGGAAGTGTTCACGGTAGCGCTCAACAACGTCAAGCCGGTGGTCGAAGTGAAGAGCCGCCGCGTTGGTGGTGCGAACTATCAGGTTCCGGTCGAAGTGCGTCCGTCGCGTCGTATGGCATTGGCGATGCGTTGGTTGCGCGAAGCCGCGAAGAAGCGCAGCGAGAAGTCGATGGCTCTGCGTCTCGCTGGTGAATTGTCGGAAGCGGCTGAAGGCCGCGGTGGCGCAATGAAGAAGCGCGACGAAGTTCACCGGATGGCAGAAGCCAACAAGGCGTTCTCGCATTTCCGTTTCTAA